In Bradyrhizobium sp. CCBAU 051011, the following are encoded in one genomic region:
- a CDS encoding TolC family outer membrane protein, producing MARRAAGVGQVTRRLLRSGICLAAGCFVLAAPAAHGESLPDALAKAYQTNPALNAERARQRATDENVPQALSGYRPQIIATLSAGFQAVRNLLPDNTVQSANLKPWTIGVTVSQTLFNGFKTANSVRVAELQVQSGREALRNVGQGVLLDAVTVYTNVLANQSLVEAQRANVAFLQETLGITQKRLNAGDVTPTDTAQAEARLSRGRADLNAAEVNLAVSQATYAQVIGNAPNQLRPADTVDRLLPRSRDDATGLAFREHPAVMAASFDFDVASTSIRVAESSLMPTITLQGSASRSKQSDPTLGTFGTDQASITTQLTQPIYDGGMAASQTRQAKEIATQSRQVLDQVRNQARTAAVGAWVANEGAKIAVTASEAEVRAATVALQGVQREAAGGQRTTVDVLNAQQDLILAKARLIGAQRDRVIASYTLLSAVGRLDVKNLGLNTPDYLPEVHYHQVRDAWHGLRTPSGQ from the coding sequence ATGGCAAGGCGCGCCGCAGGAGTTGGCCAGGTTACACGACGGTTGCTTCGATCGGGCATTTGCCTTGCGGCGGGTTGCTTCGTGTTGGCGGCACCGGCCGCGCATGGCGAAAGCCTGCCCGACGCGCTGGCCAAGGCTTACCAGACCAATCCCGCGCTCAATGCCGAACGCGCCCGCCAGCGCGCCACGGACGAGAACGTACCGCAGGCGCTTTCGGGTTATCGGCCGCAGATCATCGCTACTCTCTCCGCCGGCTTTCAGGCAGTGCGCAACCTGCTGCCCGACAACACCGTCCAGTCGGCGAACCTGAAGCCCTGGACCATCGGGGTGACCGTGTCCCAGACGTTGTTCAACGGTTTCAAGACCGCCAACAGCGTCCGCGTGGCGGAGCTGCAGGTGCAATCCGGTCGCGAAGCCCTGCGCAATGTCGGCCAGGGCGTGCTGCTCGATGCGGTCACGGTCTATACCAACGTGCTCGCCAACCAGTCGCTGGTGGAAGCGCAGCGCGCCAACGTGGCGTTCCTGCAGGAGACGCTCGGTATCACCCAGAAGCGACTCAATGCCGGCGATGTCACGCCGACCGATACCGCGCAGGCCGAGGCTCGCCTGAGCCGGGGCCGCGCCGATCTGAACGCCGCCGAGGTCAACCTCGCCGTCAGCCAGGCGACCTATGCCCAGGTCATCGGCAACGCACCCAACCAACTCCGGCCCGCTGACACCGTGGATCGCCTGCTGCCGCGCAGCCGCGACGACGCCACCGGGCTTGCCTTCCGCGAACATCCGGCGGTGATGGCGGCAAGCTTCGATTTCGACGTCGCCTCTACCTCGATCCGCGTCGCCGAGAGCAGCTTGATGCCGACCATCACGCTGCAGGGCAGCGCCAGCCGCAGCAAGCAGTCGGATCCAACCCTCGGCACCTTCGGGACCGATCAGGCCTCCATAACCACCCAGCTCACCCAGCCGATCTATGATGGCGGCATGGCCGCCTCCCAGACCCGGCAGGCCAAGGAAATCGCTACTCAAAGCCGGCAGGTGCTGGATCAGGTCCGCAACCAGGCCCGCACCGCCGCGGTCGGCGCCTGGGTTGCCAACGAGGGCGCCAAGATTGCGGTCACCGCCTCCGAAGCCGAAGTCCGCGCCGCCACCGTCGCGCTGCAGGGCGTGCAGCGGGAGGCCGCCGGTGGCCAGCGCACCACGGTCGACGTGCTGAACGCGCAGCAGGACCTGATCCTGGCCAAGGCGCGGCTGATCGGCGCGCAGCGCGACCGCGTGATCGCCTCCTATACGCTGCTCAGCGCCGTTGGCCGGCTCGACGTCAAGAACCTCGGCCTCAACACGCCGGATTATCTGCCTGAAGTGCACTACCATCAGGTGCGCGACGCCTGGCACGGCTTGCGGACGCCATCCGGGCAGTAG
- a CDS encoding acetyl-CoA hydrolase/transferase C-terminal domain-containing protein produces MPKLFSDPESIAEDIIRDVGTDLVVGLPLGLGKANHVVNALYARAVADRSIKLTLFSALTLEKPRPSSLLERRFIGPVIDRLFGGYPDLAYADALHAGELPPNIQVIEFFFLAGKWLRVPYAQQHYISANYTHASSYLLTRGLNVVTQLVAKRVVEGMTRYSLSCNTDTTLDILRARNEGRASFKLIGQVNSELPFMPGAGDLPADEFSAVLDSPATDFPLFAPPAEPVSDTKYAIGLHAAGLVPDGGTLQIGIGQVGDALAQGLIVRHRDNTQFRAIMKRLGSGSEPAQMGPFEKGLYGVSEMLIDAFLGLIDAGILKREIDGAVLHGAFFLGPKSFYRALREMPAEQLARIQMMPVSFTNQLYGDEEAKRRARIDARFINTAMMATLMGAAVSDGLEDGQVVSGVGGQYNFVAQAFALQGARSLLALESTRPAGRKTLSNIRWNYGHQTIPRHLRDVFVTEYGAADVRGKSDAETIAAMLAVTDSRFQDELAGIAKDAGKLPKTYEIPRAHRENFPERIAEALKPAREAGLLPSFPFGSDFTEVEQRLIPALQLLREAQRTPLLLPGLLWQGMTQPPDAAKRECLKRLGLDRPTTFAERGYRALVNAALARTK; encoded by the coding sequence ATGCCAAAGCTGTTTTCCGATCCCGAATCAATCGCGGAGGACATCATCCGCGATGTCGGAACCGACCTCGTAGTCGGCTTGCCGCTCGGGCTTGGCAAGGCCAACCATGTCGTCAACGCGCTCTACGCGCGCGCCGTGGCTGACCGCTCGATCAAGCTCACCCTGTTTTCGGCGCTGACGCTGGAAAAGCCGCGGCCCTCAAGCCTGCTCGAACGGCGCTTCATCGGCCCGGTGATCGATCGCCTGTTCGGCGGATATCCTGACCTCGCGTATGCCGATGCGCTGCATGCCGGTGAATTGCCGCCCAACATCCAAGTGATCGAGTTCTTCTTCCTGGCCGGCAAATGGCTGCGCGTTCCGTATGCGCAGCAGCATTACATCTCCGCGAACTACACCCATGCCTCGTCCTATCTGCTGACGCGCGGGCTGAACGTCGTCACCCAACTGGTGGCGAAACGCGTGGTCGAGGGCATGACGCGCTACAGCCTGAGCTGCAACACCGATACGACGCTCGACATCCTGCGCGCCCGCAACGAAGGCCGGGCATCGTTCAAGCTGATCGGGCAGGTCAATTCGGAGCTGCCGTTCATGCCGGGCGCTGGCGATCTGCCGGCCGATGAATTTTCCGCCGTGCTCGACAGCCCTGCGACGGATTTTCCGCTGTTCGCGCCGCCGGCCGAGCCGGTCAGCGACACCAAATATGCGATCGGGCTTCACGCGGCGGGCCTGGTGCCTGACGGTGGCACGCTGCAGATTGGCATAGGGCAGGTCGGCGATGCATTGGCGCAAGGGCTGATTGTCCGCCACCGCGACAATACACAGTTTCGCGCCATCATGAAGCGGCTCGGGTCGGGCAGCGAACCTGCGCAGATGGGCCCGTTCGAGAAAGGACTCTATGGCGTCAGCGAAATGTTGATCGATGCGTTCCTTGGCCTGATCGATGCGGGCATTCTCAAGCGCGAGATCGATGGTGCGGTGCTGCATGGGGCATTTTTTCTCGGGCCGAAATCGTTCTATCGCGCGTTGCGCGAGATGCCGGCCGAGCAACTCGCGCGCATCCAGATGATGCCGGTGTCCTTCACCAACCAGCTCTATGGTGACGAGGAGGCCAAGCGCCGCGCGCGGATCGATGCGCGCTTCATCAACACCGCAATGATGGCGACGCTGATGGGCGCTGCGGTCTCTGACGGCCTCGAGGACGGCCAAGTCGTGAGCGGCGTCGGTGGTCAGTACAATTTCGTCGCGCAGGCGTTCGCGCTGCAGGGCGCGCGATCACTTCTCGCGCTGGAATCGACACGGCCGGCCGGTCGCAAGACGCTCTCCAACATTCGCTGGAATTACGGTCACCAGACCATCCCGCGCCATCTGCGCGACGTGTTCGTCACCGAATATGGCGCAGCCGACGTCAGGGGCAAATCGGATGCCGAAACCATCGCGGCGATGCTGGCGGTCACGGACTCCCGCTTCCAGGATGAGCTGGCTGGGATCGCCAAGGACGCCGGCAAGCTGCCGAAGACGTATGAAATTCCGCGCGCCCATCGCGAGAACTTTCCGGAACGAATCGCGGAGGCCCTGAAGCCCGCGCGCGAGGCCGGGCTGCTGCCGTCGTTTCCGTTCGGCAGCGATTTTACCGAGGTCGAGCAACGGCTGATCCCGGCGTTGCAGTTGCTGCGCGAGGCGCAGCGAACGCCGCTGCTTCTGCCGGGATTGCTGTGGCAGGGAATGACGCAGCCGCCGGATGCTGCCAAGCGCGAATGCCTGAAGCGGCTCGGTCTCGACCGCCCGACGACGTTTGCCGAGCGCGGTTACCGCGCCTTGGTCAATGCGGCGCTGGCGCGGACGAAATAG
- a CDS encoding sigma-70 family RNA polymerase sigma factor, translated as MRERDDEWTGLMRSAIAGDSAAYHRLLKAVTPVLRAAARRGLARAGQPVDQSEDIVQDILLAVHLKRHTWDVSAPFAPWLFAIARNKLIDALRRRGRRIFVDIDDFAETLPGETPAETASPSEVAAQLQTLPARQRDVLQAIAVDAASIKDTAAKFSMSEGAVRVALHRGLASLTAKLRE; from the coding sequence GTGCGCGAGCGGGATGACGAATGGACCGGCCTGATGCGGTCGGCCATCGCAGGCGACAGTGCGGCGTATCACCGCCTGCTCAAGGCCGTCACGCCGGTGCTCCGGGCCGCGGCGCGCCGTGGTCTGGCGCGGGCAGGGCAACCGGTCGATCAGTCCGAGGACATTGTGCAGGACATTTTGCTGGCGGTTCATCTGAAGCGGCACACCTGGGACGTCAGCGCCCCGTTTGCCCCATGGCTGTTTGCGATCGCCCGGAACAAGCTGATCGATGCACTGCGCCGCCGCGGCCGGCGCATTTTCGTCGATATCGACGATTTCGCCGAGACGCTGCCGGGCGAAACGCCGGCCGAGACCGCGTCGCCAAGCGAGGTCGCGGCCCAACTTCAGACGCTGCCGGCGCGGCAGCGCGACGTGCTGCAGGCGATCGCGGTCGATGCCGCCTCGATCAAGGATACGGCGGCGAAATTTTCGATGAGCGAGGGCGCGGTGCGGGTGGCGCTGCATCGGGGGCTCGCCAGCCTGACGGCGAAGCTACGGGAATAG
- a CDS encoding enoyl-CoA hydratase, with translation MATFEHIIVESKGAVGIITLNRPKMLNALSFGVFREIAAAVDDLEADDKIGCILLTGSEKAFAAGADIKEMQPKSFIDMFSSDFTAIGGDRVATCRKPTIAAVSGYALGGGCELAMMCDIIIASDTAKFGQPEITLGTIPGIGGTQRLTRAIGKSKAMDLCLTGRMMDAAEAERSGLVSRVVPADKLMEEALAAAEKIASMSRPAAAMAKEAINRAFETPLSEGMNVERNLFHSTFALEDRSEGMAAFIEKRKPVNKNR, from the coding sequence ATGGCGACGTTCGAACACATCATTGTCGAGAGCAAGGGCGCGGTTGGCATCATTACGCTCAACCGGCCGAAAATGCTCAATGCACTTTCGTTCGGCGTGTTTCGCGAGATTGCGGCGGCTGTCGATGACCTCGAGGCCGACGACAAGATCGGCTGCATCCTGCTCACCGGCAGCGAAAAGGCCTTCGCCGCCGGCGCCGACATCAAGGAGATGCAGCCGAAAAGCTTCATCGACATGTTCTCCAGCGATTTCACCGCCATCGGCGGCGACCGTGTCGCGACCTGCCGGAAGCCCACGATTGCAGCCGTCAGCGGCTATGCGCTGGGCGGCGGCTGCGAGCTCGCCATGATGTGCGACATCATCATCGCGTCCGACACTGCAAAATTCGGCCAGCCCGAAATCACGCTCGGCACCATCCCCGGCATCGGCGGCACCCAGCGGCTGACGCGTGCGATCGGCAAGTCGAAGGCGATGGATCTCTGCCTCACCGGCCGCATGATGGATGCCGCGGAGGCCGAGCGTTCCGGCCTCGTCAGCCGCGTCGTGCCGGCCGACAAGTTGATGGAAGAGGCGCTGGCGGCTGCCGAAAAGATCGCCTCGATGTCGCGCCCCGCGGCCGCGATGGCCAAGGAAGCCATCAACCGCGCGTTCGAGACGCCGCTGTCGGAGGGCATGAATGTCGAGCGCAACCTGTTCCACTCGACCTTTGCGCTGGAAGACCGCTCCGAAGGCATGGCGGCGTTCATCGAGAAGCGCAAGCCGGTGAACAAGAACAGGTAG
- a CDS encoding DUF2336 domain-containing protein, which produces MISKTAISPSPGSLLDELQSTLAHGTVARRVETLRRVTDLFINGAVDYSDEQIGLFDDVFQCLIDHIETSAKMLLANRLAPIDTAPPLTIRALAFDDVIEVAGPVLSQSARLDDKTLIENARSKSQAHLMAISTRKTLSGAVTDVLVQRGNDEVVASTVNNPGAEFTERGFTRLVNRAEGDDDLTACIGLRPSVPRHVYLKLLAKASDTVRQRLEAANPQQAAEVPTVVKEATRRARSATSTITRDTAIAHALVKSLYEDGRLDESEVASFAKAGKFDEANASIAALANVSVAIAENMMIESRAEGVMILAKVAGLSWSTVRTIIRMRDELSGAEPTDLVASQDTYERLRPSTAQQVLRFHRMQQNVPA; this is translated from the coding sequence ATGATTTCGAAGACCGCCATTTCTCCCTCGCCCGGAAGTCTGCTCGACGAGTTGCAGTCCACGCTCGCGCACGGAACCGTCGCTCGCCGGGTGGAAACCCTGCGCCGGGTGACCGACCTCTTCATCAACGGCGCGGTGGATTATTCGGACGAGCAGATCGGGCTGTTCGACGACGTCTTCCAGTGCCTGATCGATCACATCGAAACCTCGGCCAAGATGCTGTTGGCCAACCGCCTGGCTCCGATCGACACTGCGCCACCGCTCACCATCCGCGCACTCGCATTCGATGACGTCATCGAAGTGGCGGGTCCGGTGCTGTCGCAATCGGCGCGCCTCGACGACAAGACCCTGATCGAGAACGCGCGCAGCAAGAGCCAGGCGCATTTGATGGCGATCTCGACCCGCAAGACCCTGAGTGGCGCGGTCACCGACGTGCTGGTCCAGCGCGGCAATGACGAAGTGGTCGCGTCGACCGTGAACAACCCCGGCGCGGAATTCACCGAGCGCGGTTTTACTCGCCTCGTCAACCGCGCCGAAGGCGACGACGATCTCACGGCCTGCATCGGCTTGCGTCCGTCGGTACCGCGGCATGTCTATCTGAAACTGCTCGCCAAGGCCTCCGACACGGTGCGGCAGCGGCTGGAGGCCGCCAATCCCCAGCAGGCGGCCGAGGTGCCGACCGTGGTCAAGGAGGCGACGCGGCGCGCGCGCTCGGCGACCTCAACGATCACCAGGGACACTGCGATTGCGCACGCGCTGGTCAAGTCGCTGTACGAGGACGGTCGGCTCGACGAATCGGAGGTGGCATCGTTTGCCAAGGCCGGGAAATTCGACGAAGCCAACGCCTCGATCGCGGCGCTCGCCAACGTATCGGTTGCGATCGCCGAGAACATGATGATCGAAAGCCGGGCCGAAGGCGTGATGATCCTGGCGAAGGTCGCCGGGCTGTCATGGTCGACAGTCAGGACCATCATCAGGATGCGCGACGAACTGTCCGGCGCGGAGCCGACCGATCTTGTCGCCAGCCAGGACACCTATGAGCGGTTGCGGCCTTCGACGGCGCAGCAGGTGCTGCGCTTCCACCGCATGCAGCAGAACGTGCCGGCGTAG
- a CDS encoding FAD-binding oxidoreductase yields MRKFSQKFKTGASVVAVVVVLLGVYSYRKLAALAADPTGEKDCGPAIGGGEQAKIDLERIKAIAPLKDVKWSQLGGSINDASCLSKTEVYGVVDVRSVDDIAKTLAFARDNKLSVTTAGVRHSMGGHAFRKGGIVLDMRGFNKIVLNESSRSVTVQPGATWHDIQNVLHPRFAVRAMQSTDIFTVGGSISVNAHGMDHQAGALAKSIKSMKVMLADGSLRTVSATENPDLFNLVVGGYGLFGVIVEAELDIADNLVYQTGRRMMDYKEFPALFANEIEKDGNIGLMYGHLSTAPSSFLKELLLYTYTKVEGTDFKREPLGEVSGTKLRRLTINLSKQGPLFQEMKWLSEKHIEHRMESCTVTRAQAIGSAEACLVNRNDPMHDSVPYLRNSLPDDTDILHEYFIPRSQFVSFVDGMRKVLTDNKTNLLNASVRVVHQENNFLTYSPEPAFSLVLYINQTTDDEGNRRMKKATEELIDLTIAHKGRFFLPYQLYYSKDQLQRSYPQINDFFAAKRKYDPSELFTNTFYQKYAS; encoded by the coding sequence ATGCGAAAATTTTCACAAAAGTTCAAAACCGGCGCGTCGGTCGTTGCCGTGGTCGTCGTGCTGCTCGGCGTTTACAGCTATCGCAAGCTTGCGGCGCTGGCGGCCGATCCCACCGGGGAAAAGGATTGCGGTCCGGCGATCGGCGGCGGCGAGCAGGCGAAAATTGATCTGGAGCGGATCAAGGCGATTGCGCCGCTCAAGGATGTGAAGTGGTCACAGCTCGGCGGCAGCATCAATGATGCAAGCTGTCTCAGCAAAACCGAGGTCTACGGCGTGGTCGACGTCCGCAGCGTCGACGATATTGCCAAGACGCTGGCCTTTGCACGTGACAACAAGCTCTCCGTCACCACCGCCGGCGTGCGCCACAGCATGGGCGGGCACGCCTTCCGCAAGGGAGGTATCGTGCTTGACATGCGCGGCTTCAACAAGATCGTGCTCAACGAGAGTTCGCGATCGGTCACCGTGCAGCCGGGCGCGACCTGGCACGACATCCAGAACGTGCTGCACCCGCGCTTCGCGGTTCGCGCCATGCAGTCGACCGACATCTTCACCGTCGGCGGCTCGATCTCGGTCAATGCCCACGGCATGGACCATCAGGCCGGCGCGCTCGCGAAATCGATCAAGTCGATGAAGGTGATGCTGGCGGACGGGTCGCTGCGCACGGTATCGGCGACGGAGAACCCGGATTTGTTCAACCTCGTAGTTGGCGGTTACGGCCTGTTCGGCGTCATCGTCGAGGCTGAACTCGATATTGCCGACAACCTGGTCTACCAGACCGGCCGTCGCATGATGGACTACAAGGAATTCCCGGCGCTGTTCGCCAATGAGATCGAGAAGGACGGCAATATCGGCCTGATGTATGGCCACCTCTCGACCGCGCCCAGCTCATTCCTGAAGGAATTGCTGCTCTACACCTACACCAAGGTGGAGGGCACCGATTTCAAGCGCGAACCGCTCGGCGAGGTCAGCGGCACCAAATTGCGACGGCTCACGATCAACCTGTCCAAGCAGGGCCCGCTGTTTCAGGAAATGAAATGGCTGTCGGAAAAGCACATCGAGCATCGGATGGAAAGTTGCACGGTGACGCGCGCGCAGGCGATCGGTTCGGCGGAGGCCTGCCTCGTCAACCGCAACGACCCAATGCACGATTCTGTGCCTTATTTGCGCAACTCACTGCCCGACGATACCGACATCCTGCACGAATACTTCATTCCGCGCAGCCAGTTCGTCTCGTTTGTCGACGGCATGCGCAAGGTGCTGACCGACAACAAGACCAATCTTCTCAACGCATCGGTGCGCGTCGTGCATCAGGAGAACAATTTCCTGACCTATTCGCCGGAACCGGCATTCTCGCTAGTGCTCTACATCAACCAGACGACGGATGACGAGGGCAACCGGCGAATGAAGAAGGCGACGGAGGAACTGATCGACCTCACCATCGCGCACAAGGGCCGGTTCTTCCTGCCTTATCAGCTCTATTATTCGAAGGATCAGTTGCAGCGCTCGTATCCGCAGATCAACGACTTCTTCGCGGCGAAGCGCAAATACGATCCGAGCGAGCTATTCACCAATACGTTTTACCAGAAGTACGCGTCGTGA
- a CDS encoding alpha/beta fold hydrolase, with protein MVSNILRWSANGLLVLVLSIILLITSFRMAASIRETGMRAQLAPRTGHLVPTRSGGVFVQEKGPANGIPVVLFHGTAAWSELWRQTSDALASAGFHVIALDLPPFGFSDRPGNYTRQNQAARINDVLDTLEAPPAIIVGHSFGAGTATELVMRYPDRARALVLVDAALGLTATPSAAPWVVQPQWIREILVSLTITNPIATQMLLQSMIAKKERALPEYVAILQRPLAQRDSTSDIADWLYYFLGTDTGAASADRTAYAKLEVPVAILWGDKDTITPVEQARDLQTLLPSDTDLTLLPGLGHIPQIEDPGMFNDALLKTLAKL; from the coding sequence GTGGTTTCAAACATCCTGCGCTGGTCGGCCAACGGCCTGTTGGTCCTCGTCCTGTCGATCATCCTTCTGATCACCTCGTTTCGCATGGCGGCGTCGATACGCGAGACCGGCATGCGCGCCCAACTGGCGCCAAGGACCGGCCATCTGGTGCCGACACGATCGGGCGGCGTCTTCGTGCAGGAGAAGGGCCCGGCGAACGGCATTCCCGTGGTGCTGTTTCACGGCACGGCGGCGTGGAGCGAGCTATGGCGGCAGACCAGCGACGCGCTGGCATCGGCCGGCTTTCATGTGATCGCCCTTGATCTCCCGCCGTTCGGGTTCTCGGATCGTCCCGGCAACTATACGCGGCAGAACCAGGCTGCCCGAATCAACGACGTGCTCGATACATTGGAGGCCCCGCCCGCCATCATCGTTGGACACTCCTTCGGCGCCGGGACTGCGACTGAGCTGGTGATGCGATATCCGGATCGGGCACGCGCATTGGTGCTGGTCGATGCGGCCCTCGGATTGACGGCCACCCCATCGGCCGCGCCCTGGGTAGTTCAGCCGCAATGGATTCGCGAAATCCTGGTGTCGCTGACCATCACCAATCCGATCGCGACGCAAATGCTGCTGCAATCGATGATCGCGAAGAAGGAGCGCGCGCTGCCGGAATATGTCGCGATCCTGCAAAGGCCGCTGGCCCAGCGCGACAGCACGAGCGACATCGCCGACTGGCTTTATTATTTCCTCGGCACCGACACGGGTGCAGCAAGTGCGGACCGCACTGCCTATGCGAAGCTGGAAGTCCCGGTCGCGATCCTGTGGGGCGACAAGGATACCATTACGCCGGTCGAGCAGGCGCGCGATCTCCAAACGCTGCTGCCGTCAGATACGGACCTGACCTTGCTGCCGGGGCTCGGCCACATTCCGCAGATCGAGGACCCCGGCATGTTCAACGACGCCCTGCTCAAGACGCTTGCAAAACTCTAG
- a CDS encoding amidohydrolase family protein gives MLTRRSMMLASIAAGVMMNDRTASAKAAQPATPVNFDVPAGACDCHTHIHPDPEKFPFFSGRVYTPELASPEEMSALHKALHMERVVIVTPSIYGTDNSATLFGMAARGPTARGVAVIDDKTSESDLDLMGKAGIRGVRLNLATGGVNDPNVARPRFTTAVERMKARGWHVQIYTNPAMITAVKDLVMASPVPVVFDHFGGAQAARGVEQPGFADLVELVKSGKAYVKISGAYRSSKLGPDYTDCIPLAKALISANPDRIVWGTDWPHPDSVTPAGKQVTDVTPLFQIDDGKLLNQLPVWAPDASIRKKILVDNPAQLYGF, from the coding sequence ATGCTGACGCGACGCAGTATGATGCTTGCCTCCATCGCAGCCGGAGTGATGATGAACGACAGAACCGCGTCGGCCAAAGCGGCGCAGCCCGCGACGCCGGTGAATTTCGACGTGCCCGCGGGCGCCTGCGACTGCCACACCCATATTCACCCGGACCCTGAGAAATTCCCGTTCTTCTCCGGCCGCGTCTACACGCCCGAACTGGCTTCGCCCGAGGAAATGAGCGCGCTGCACAAGGCGCTGCACATGGAGCGCGTCGTGATCGTCACGCCCTCGATCTACGGTACCGACAATTCGGCGACGCTGTTCGGCATGGCGGCGCGGGGGCCGACCGCGCGCGGGGTCGCCGTCATCGACGACAAGACGTCCGAAAGCGATCTCGATCTCATGGGCAAGGCCGGCATTCGCGGCGTCCGCCTCAACCTCGCAACCGGCGGCGTCAACGATCCGAACGTCGCGCGGCCGCGATTTACGACCGCCGTCGAGCGCATGAAGGCACGCGGCTGGCACGTGCAGATCTACACCAACCCAGCGATGATCACCGCGGTCAAGGATCTGGTCATGGCCTCACCGGTGCCGGTCGTGTTCGATCATTTCGGCGGCGCCCAGGCAGCCCGGGGCGTGGAGCAGCCGGGCTTCGCCGATCTCGTGGAGCTCGTCAAATCGGGCAAGGCCTATGTGAAGATTTCCGGCGCGTATCGCTCCTCGAAACTCGGCCCCGACTACACCGACTGCATCCCGCTCGCCAAGGCGCTGATATCAGCCAATCCCGATCGCATCGTCTGGGGCACCGACTGGCCGCATCCGGATTCGGTTACACCGGCCGGCAAGCAGGTCACCGACGTGACGCCGCTGTTCCAGATCGATGACGGGAAGCTGTTGAACCAGCTTCCGGTGTGGGCGCCGGATGCGTCGATCCGCAAGAAGATTCTGGTCGACAATCCGGCCCAGCTTTACGGATTCTGA
- a CDS encoding NrsF family protein, producing MDTDQLIRTLAADNAHRARPVGFALMLALLAAAPVSLLMFFTELGVRPDVMVAMRNPFFDLKFAVTLALAIAAIAVSLHLSRPEASLRGFGWLLLAPVGILAAAIGGEMMMPQRLPMMTRLVGKNSSTCMVAIPLMSLPLLAGALLGLRHGAPSRPAVAGAIAGLLSAGLAATLYASHCTDDSPLFVAAWYTIATALVTAIGALAGAKLLKY from the coding sequence ATGGATACCGATCAGCTCATTCGAACGTTGGCTGCCGACAATGCGCACCGGGCGCGCCCCGTTGGCTTCGCACTGATGCTGGCGCTATTGGCCGCTGCACCGGTCTCGCTATTGATGTTCTTCACGGAACTCGGCGTCAGGCCCGACGTGATGGTTGCGATGCGCAATCCGTTCTTCGACCTCAAATTCGCAGTGACGCTGGCGCTGGCGATCGCGGCGATTGCCGTCAGCCTGCACCTGTCGCGGCCCGAGGCCTCGCTGCGGGGATTTGGCTGGCTGCTGCTGGCGCCGGTCGGGATCCTGGCCGCGGCGATCGGCGGCGAGATGATGATGCCGCAGCGATTGCCGATGATGACGCGGCTGGTCGGCAAGAATTCATCGACCTGCATGGTGGCGATCCCGCTGATGTCGCTGCCGCTCCTTGCCGGTGCGCTGCTCGGATTGCGTCACGGAGCGCCGTCGCGGCCAGCGGTTGCCGGCGCTATCGCCGGACTGTTGTCGGCGGGATTGGCCGCAACGCTCTACGCATCACACTGCACGGATGACTCCCCGCTGTTCGTGGCGGCCTGGTACACGATCGCGACCGCGCTGGTGACGGCGATCGGCGCGCTCGCCGGGGCGAAGCTGCTGAAATATTGA